A genomic window from Gossypium hirsutum isolate 1008001.06 chromosome D10, Gossypium_hirsutum_v2.1, whole genome shotgun sequence includes:
- the LOC107915287 gene encoding probable protein arginine N-methyltransferase 1 produces the protein MSSSLEQFTSLLFRVVNGLGLLNLFLLLLIKAKLLLGSYKLHSLQSKFLFLHPCQVDDGVVLPDEASLYLTAIEDAEYKDDKIEFWNNVYGFDMSSIKKQAMMEPLVDTVDQKQIVTNCHLLKTMDISKMVLGDASFTAPFKLIAERDDYIHVFVAYFDVSFTKRHKLMGFSTGLYLHQNSTSFVLSILSTNRNQQASLEELCLG, from the exons ATGTCAAGCTCTCTTGAGCAGTTTACTTCCTTATTATTTCGTGTGGTGAACGGGCTGggccttttaaatttatttttactcttGCTCATCAAAGCAAAACTTTTGTTGGGTTCTTATAAGCTACATTCTTTACAATCAAAGTTCTTATTCCTTCACCCGTGTCAGGTTGATGATGGAGTTGTGCTACCAGATGAAGCTTCTCTTTACTTGACAGCAATTGAGGATGCCGAGTACAAAGACGACAAGATCGAAT TTTGGAATAATGTTTATGGCTTTGACATGAGTAGTATAAAAAAGCAAGCTATGATGGAACCTCTTGTTGACACGGTTGACCAGAaacaaattgtaacaaattgcCACCTTCTCAAG ACAATGGATATTTCTAAGATGGTTCTTGGGGATGCTTCTTTCACTGCACCTTTCAAGCTTATTGCAGAGCGTGATGATTACATCCATGTTTTCGTTGCATATTTTGATGTTTCGTTTACCAAACGCCACAAATTGATGGGTTTCTCTACTGGTTTGTATCTACATCAAAATTCTACATCCTTTGTCCTTTCCATTTTATCTACGAATAGAAATCAGCAAGCCAGCCTAGAAGAACTTTGCCTTGGCTAA
- the LOC121222102 gene encoding protein arginine N-methyltransferase 1.1-like codes for PAIPCISGNVKDVVRTKTYQNVIYRNKFLFQNKVVLDVGAGTGILSLFCAKAGAAHVYAVECSHMADMAKQIVETNGLPDGEVFKIVVSSCIASCGWGQLATLLVKFSVACYDLQKVA; via the exons CCTGCTATTCCTTGTATTTCAGGAAATGTTAAAGATGTAGTGCGAACCAAGACATATCAAAATGTTATTTATCGGAATAAGTTTCTATTCCAGAACAAAGTAGTTCTTGACGTGGGAGCTGGGACTGGAATTTTGTCCCTGTTTTGTGCAAAAGCAGGGGCGGCACATGTTTATGCT GTTGAATGCTCCCATATGGCTGACATGGCTAAACAAATTGTTGAAACAAATGGCTTGCCTGATGGtgaagtttttaaaattgttgTGTCTTCTTGTATTGCTTCGTGTGGTTGGGGGCAGCTAGCTACTTTGTTAGTTAAATTCTCCGTTGCATGCTATGATTTGCAGAAAGTAGCTTAG